The Cotesia glomerata isolate CgM1 linkage group LG9, MPM_Cglom_v2.3, whole genome shotgun sequence region tatattcacaagtataggtatacaaatacatggagtgatcatatactggtacatgatcatatattggggcttttaccttatagaaaattatttttaaaaaatctcatttataattttttagagcttctaaacatggaattttttaaataaattgtttttgctataatttatttgtaaaaaaaattatgaaaattaaattagccgactcaaaaattttttatttttttattaattaaataataggattaaaaaactattttctaaaaattccacgtataatttttaaaattttttacatgtgaaaattttaattttttaaaaatcatttttcaacaaaatgaattataaaaatttttaaaagtcagctaatttaattttcataaaaaattatcatgtctcccaattttaatatcatagaatctaaaatttatataagaaGCATGATTACCTTCAGCGATCAATTCTTCGATAGATTTGCCCTCGAGGGAAGCGATAACCTTCTTGAGCTTTTCGGCATCAGCTTCGATTCCGACAGATGAGAGGATTTTCTCGATGTCATTTTGCGTTGGTGAGGCTTTGCCACCGATAACAGCCAATAAGTAAGCGGCCACGTAACgcattctgtaaaaaaaaagtcattagtTTACAAACTTACAAAACTGGTTAAAAatggatgaaaaaatttatttgaatatttaaatcagaaaataaaattatcatcaatGCCACTCAGTCGAAAGAtggtgataaattttaatcatcatgttaaattattaattactaatgCAATTATCAGTTTTAAAGAACAACGTGTAGTGGATCAAcatagcctcaaagctcgacGCTAATCCGGGAATATTTACAGGAATTTAATATAATcgtttgatttaattattaatttaagaagactaaatattatattgatgggtatttaaaatatttatcaattaattacaaattttaacttaCTTTTTAAGTCGTATTGACACGAAACGTGGAAACGCTAAAAATGAATTGATGATTTCAGTTCAAGAAATCAACGTGAAAGAAGTTATGGAGATGGAGAGGTTCTTTGCTGTCTAGAAAAATGGCGGCTAAGTCACGTGTCTTCAATAGTGCTGCCATCTTTTTGCTGCGcgggaaatttaaattgtatttttttaaactaattttatttttattacatttcttctttataatttataataaaaaatactttttattagtaattatttaactaattaataaatgaaaaattgataaaatgattttcagtatattttatatttaattattactttaatttctttcaatttatgtattctcaacaatttttgtaatttttgtaatcatttggATTTGTtgtcaaaaagaaaattacctccatgatcaataaaataaataaaataaaataaaaataattattgatagataaaataaaaaatataatttacagCTAAAGATAAGTACTCACTTTTTAATAACATCCGTTGGTATTTTGTAACAAAGAAGAAATCTAacactttactttttttatcaagcttttttaaaattaaattaattaattttcatactcataataattaccataaactttacaatttaaatctgaaataaattattgaagtaTATAAAATCGCTCGTAAACAATTATTTGATccattatataatttatctcATAAACTAGTTTGTTTACAATTAGTCATACCTTCAATCAGACACGGCAAACGGcaactttttaaattgtttgcTGTTTTCAATCGAGTTATTATATTAGACGTCAAACGAAGTGATTGTAAATTacttactattttattttttctattactaCTTTTATCTTTTAGCTCCGCTATGaattgatactaaaaaaagtgatacctttaaaaacagtcgaatacttttttatcaatttcaatGAACTCTCATAGAAATTCTCAGGTAATTAAATCctcttcaaaaattattcaataaatatttaattttcactctaaaaaattatcatccaatttttcttctcaaatctaaaaaaaatttttaaaaatggaaactaatttagcagacatttattaattttaaaaatttttttaataaataaattacagcaaaaaaattagaagaaaaaattgacatttaaggaaaattaagttagctgacatctgaaaatttttagaattttgtttttattgaaaaaattattaaaaaaacatgtaaattaattcagcaaacatttattaatttaaaaatttttttaacaaataaattatagcaaaaaaaattagaagaaaaaattgacatgtagaaattttgaaaaattaaaaatgcaattttttaaaaataattttttgtaacaaatttgtttattaaaaaaaattaaaaaattgtcaaggtactgctaactttaatgtcatttaaaaaaaatttaatttgcatACTCGTAACTAATCTAGATCATTTAGTAACTTATCTTCTATTTACCATTGATCGCGTAGATAATACTCATTGAAATTACGTGTGTATCCTTCATCAGTAAACTCCATTGTTCTgccgtaaaaatttttctaatttcttctttttgataaatcctacaagtaaaaacaaaaatttaattaatcagaaaataaattagataaataattagataagaCAGCATAAAACAATAAAGTGATTATCTGTTATAAAGATTAGCCGAGCAAAATGATTTATAAACAGATATTCATTgctatcaaaaataaattcttaataataaaatagaacaGTCATTTAATCGttaattatcaacaataaaTTTCTACTGAAGCGCccactcgaaaaaaaatcacGTGGTATACAATaaaaggtaattatttaattacataaaatttaatctattaAATAGTCACATTGAGATAGTTGatagttataatataaattattaaaaaaaaataaaataaaacctcATGGCCCGAGTCCGGATGTTGCCAACTAGGGCTTTGATATAGTTGTCCTTTCTCACACATCtgatcattattttattatatacatacatgaAGATACTTACATATATACATGCATACATAACTATCGAGAGTACACGCATGCAATTGATTCTAATTTTCCAGCTTATGAATATTCGAAtggttaaacaaaaaaatatctatgtatataaatatatttaacagAATATTTACTCTTTACTTTTTATCTCAGCATACGATTATCGTCGTTATCGTCGAGATAGAGCGACTAGTTttagaaatataatttatagaattttaaaaaaaggttttttcaatttatcatCTTTATATTTGAGTATCGGATACTTTTCAGATATTTATTGCTACTCCAAGGTCGCTGAATAAATTATCCCGtgaggtaatttttaaaaaatttgtcatatttttttcaacttaattgttgaaaaattagtcaCGAGTCAATGTACTTAGATTATTTacttactaataataataagtgcaCCCTTGATATTGTATCTTAAACTAAGAAGAAGTAAAGTTCACGAGATATCTAATAAAATGAACACGAGCGTTGAAGAATAAGAAGATTCGGTAGTTTAGTTGCCACTGAGACTCGAGTACGACATCATTCACCGTTTATTCTCTGTACCTTGTTACAATTGTTCAGttcaatctaaaaaaattaaaaaattagtaagttatcaattataatttaattttacataaatttactgtaattattaacttacgtttttttttttaatttaaacattcATACTCCTCGTCgaatttcagttttttataGCAAGCAAgtttatttaagaataatgatctgaaagaataaatttaaattaaattaaatttttaattagtgaaGTATCAAGTTAAAATTTGTTGTGAATTTCAGCGTAATTTGAAAATCAAAGGATCGAATCATTGAATAAAGTGGGAACAGtttggatttaataaaataataataacaatgatagttataataaaaatagtgggTGGGGTATGGGACAGAAATATTATCGCGTTGAATcagtgattttatttattt contains the following coding sequences:
- the LOC123271437 gene encoding 60S acidic ribosomal protein P2, encoding MRYVAAYLLAVIGGKASPTQNDIEKILSSVGIEADAEKLKKVIASLEGKSIEELIAEGRSKLSSMPVGGGGAAAAAAPAAAAPAAEEKKEDKKAAKEDSESDDDDMGFGLFD